A window of Saccharomyces paradoxus chromosome XIII, complete sequence contains these coding sequences:
- the ECM5 gene encoding Ecm5p (Subunit of the Snt2C complex~similar to YMR176W) encodes MNGHDSVTKISHILNGPVTEKGMLQKQPNEGFKVTDIESEMQGQSSIKQGKSPGRAATSTANHNFNPFFYTQFKSRAGAPFAPETIKGVDLIGPPEDIPARVFHEKTGLFYQISPHSIPTFTVAKKDLPDPIKFYELVQDLGTIYGCVKLKVQLDDDKFAQLNVDMDRFWFKARKQSFHSNEFQRAQIVDFHAKLYNFHNKTKRKSPLTRIPSIDKRILNLYRLRSCVKLRGGFNAVCEKKLWAQIGRELGYSGRIMSSLSTSLRSAYAKILLDFDKYEEEQQAVRNNERKKDLVEPAILHRSNQRKRDGEKIIQKEEPFYKKTKIHRDVFRAGSINHEFKRMRDIKHIKGFPIYFDSVTEYKPGYTQSTEATLPGYDFTFWENGMEIYDKSKYETKASPVYNLRQYYEKSQAVFTAIAAKYGKTYPGLSANGTALPQKEFEKLYFHLLSEHFMDFEIDTGLGLPCSIRSPVNNSFNEKLTIKNILDQWNLDNIPLNELSLLKHLDLDMANFTRTTCDVGMLFSCQGWSVSDHFLPSIDFNHLGSTKLIYSIAPKDMEKFEGLIARGKKEWDDFQSRPRYFTSDKERGSFLETDFYKSLLEVEQSADYSNAGNNSRNLFREKKIPGNTLHDGSQSDLIFEPNFILANGIELYKTTQEQGSYIFKFPKAFTCCIASGFYLSQNATFAPMSWLKFSFEATKWTSKMGLLPGLDVNQLIINALINSDNPNLKKTCRNLISNYVHEEADCCKKLRELVGTVDVVYNKLDYISDMSLEPTGLSKIVMTNSALQRVLSLKEFLILLERSENGTHSICGIPIRDEAGNLNICLHLYFDSASLDIALDGLDSPSTSCLVVLDENFEKKWDALMTSTFKNRAVPLNIVQYLLSHTDSNTEFNRMLRSNFDDSLLLMEECRKFITACVDFSCSAKDVDFGNGFNLHQLPLKFSNNMANKLESLYESVQRCSIEFSEKAAITRLYHVSRQFPVDNSDIIDGNNLDLLKELYQRSLTIPLKVSYWTKLTRKICRLEWLSVYEHIFIERNDIKNEDPAKYSLPLLYSYFEFGLKYCDSEDIDKIKKVRELILKYQDMMQKIRVFLKKDPPSKIALSDLEDVLLGIEEYRLPIQSSFFSELDCVIREIEHAKRMNDVDVFYNTDNIDRIDELIRKNDHKFMKFANHFNGSRLDKRPRASGNPEPMRAKQESKSYKLWSQHLSQIMQKNEFTKILPSVFRCLDIESDKYVPLENCATHQTKYCFCRRVEEGTAMVECEICKEWYHVDCINDGKWVPPDDPNVLFVCSICAPPHMTVEDTKGLIFEFDDLKRLLIESLKLSMIPDPPVLKNLFEIFALALKFKRKMETELLTKGHIKQSTSTHKIKYYLRKLRGSKCGFTDLTGPLRKHCQVRDAEAIKCLRDNGRIIITGIPN; translated from the coding sequence ATGAATGGGCATGATTCTGTTACAAAAATATCTCATATTCTGAATGGACCAGTTACAGAAAAGGGAATGCTGCAAAAGCAACCTAATGAAGGTTTTAAAGTCACAGATATTGAATCAGAGATGCAGGGTCAATCTTCAATCAAACAAGGGAAATCACCGGGACGCGCTGCAACTTCTACTGCCAATCATAATTTTAATCCATTTTTCTATACGCAATTCAAATCTCGTGCTGGAGCACCATTTGCACCTGAAACAATAAAGGGCGTAGATTTGATAGGGCCGCCAGAAGATATACCTGCAAGAGTGTTTCATGAAAAGACGGGTTTGTTCTACCAAATATCTCCACACTCTATACCAACATTTACCGTAGCGAAAAAGGATCTCCCGGACCCcataaaattttatgaattaGTACAAGATTTAGGGACGATTTATGGATGTGTCAAGCTAAAAGTTCAACTTGATGATGACAAGTTTGCTCAACTAAATGTCGATATGGATCGCTTCTGGTTTAAAGCAAGGAAACAATCCTTCCATTCGAATGAATTTCAAAGGGCCCAGATAGTTGATTTCCATGCCAAGCTTTATAATTTTCACAATAaaactaaaagaaaaagtcCTCTCACAAGGATCCCTAGTATTGATAAACGCATTTTAAATTTATATAGGCTAAGAAGTTGTGTAAAACTGAGGGGAGGGTTCAATGCAGTttgcgaaaaaaaattatggGCACAAATTGGAAGAGAATTAGGTTACTCAGGCAGAATTATGAGTTCGTTATCAACCTCTTTGAGATCCGCCTACgctaaaattttattggattttgataaatatgaagaagaacagcAAGCCGTCCGTAATaacgaaagaaaaaaagacttAGTGGAACCTGCAATACTTCATCGTTCAaatcaaaggaaaagggATGGAGAGAAAATCATACAGAAGGAGGAGCcattttataaaaagacTAAAATACACCGTGATGTTTTCAGGGCCGGATCAATTAACCATGAGTTCAAAAGAATGAGGGACATAAAGCACATAAAAGGGTTTCCGATTTATTTTGACTCGGTAACTGAGTATAAACCAGGCTATACACAATCAACGGAGGCCACATTACCGGGATATGATTTCACCTTTTGGGAAAATGGAATGGAGATATATGATAAAAGCAAATATGAAACCAAAGCCTCTCCAGTGTACAATTTGAGACaatattatgaaaaaagcCAGGCGGTTTTCACCGCTATTGCGGCGAAATATGGGAAAACCTATCCAGGTTTGTCTGCAAACGGCACAGCATTACCTCAAAAGGAATTCGAGAAGTTGTATTTTCATTTACTATCGGAGCATTTTATGGATTTCGAAATTGACACCGGTCTCGGTCTGCCTTGTTCCATAAGATCACCAGTAAACAATTCGTTCAATGAAAAGTTGACCATTAAGAATATTCTGGATCAATGGAATTTAGACAACATTCCTCTCAATGAACTATCACTTTTAAAACACCTTGATTTAGATATGGCCAATTTCACGAGAACAACGTGTGATGTCGGGATGTTGTTTTCTTGTCAAGGTTGGTCTGTTTCGGATCATTTTTTACCTTCTATTGATTTCAATCATTTAGGTTCTACAAAATTGATATACAGTATTGCGCCAAAAGATATGGAGAAATTTGAAGGTTTAATCGCtcgaggaaaaaaagaatgggACGATTTCCAATCAAGGCCGCGCTACTTCACTTCTGATAAAGAACGGGGAAGTTTTCTAGAAACGGACTTCTACAAGTCACTCTTGGAGGTAGAACAATCTGCCGACTATTCAAACGCGGGAAATAATTCAAGGAATCTATttcgagaaaaaaagataccAGGAAATACTCTACATGATGGTTCACAAAGCGACTTGATATTCGAGCCTAATTTCATCTTAGCCAATGGCATAGAGCTTTATAAGACAACGCAGGAGCAGGGCTCATACATTTTTAAGTTCCCGAAGGCCTTCACGTGTTGTATCGCATCGGGTTTCTATCTATCACAGAATGCAACCTTTGCACCGATGTCATGGTTGAAATTCAGTTTTGAGGCAACAAAATGGACATCGAAGATGGGGTTGCTCCCGGGTTTAGATGTAAATCAATTAATTATCAACGCTTTAATAAACTCAGATAACCCcaatttgaagaagacatGCCGCAATTTAATAAGTAACTACGTCCATGAGGAAGCGGACTGCTGCAAAAAATTAAGGGAGTTGGTTGGCACTGTGGATGTAGTCTATAATAAATTGGATTATATTTCAGATATGAGTTTAGAGCCAACGGGTCTTTCAAAGATCGTTATGACAAATAGTGCATTGCAACGTGTTTTATCTCTAAAGGAGTTCCTGATACTGCTCGAAAGATCAGAAAATGGTACTCATAGTATATGTGGCATCCCAATACGTGATGAAGCTGGTAATCTCAACATTTGTTTGCATTTATATTTCGATAGCGCAAGCCTAGATATTGCTCTCGATGGCTTGGATAGCCCTTCGACTTCTTGTTTGGTTGTCCTcgatgaaaattttgagaagaAGTGGGACGCGTTAATGACTTCCACTTTTAAGAATAGAGCCGTGCCATTAAATATAGTACAGTATTTGCTCTCCCATACTGATAGTAATACCGAGTTTAATCGAATGTTGCGCTCTAACTTTGATGATTCCTTGCTACTAATGGAGGAATGCAGAAAATTTATTACAGCTTGCGTGGATTTTTCCTGTAGTGCTAAGGATGTCGATTTCGGTAACGGCTTCAATTTACACCAATTGCCGCTCAAGTTCTCTAACAATATGGCTAATAAATTGGAGAGCTTGTACGAAAGTGTGCAGAGGTGCTCCATTGAATTTTCAGAAAAGGCGGCAATTACCAGACTATATCACGTATCTCGACAGTTTCCTGTTGATAATAGCGACATTATTGATGGTAATAATTTAGATTTGCTCAAGGAGCTATATCAGAGATCATTAACCATCCCGTTAAAGGTTTCTTATTGGACTAAGTTGACCAGAAAAATATGTAGGCTTGAATGGTTATCAGTTTATGAACATATATTTATTGAGCGAAATGATATCAAGAATGAAGATCCTGCGAAATATTCGCTTCCATTGTTATATTCTTACTTCGAATTTGGCTTGAAATATTGTGACTCGGAAGATATAGATAAGATAAAGAAAGTAAGAGAGTTGATTTTAAAATACCAGGATATGATGCAGAAAATTCGAGTTTTTCTAAAAAAGGACCCACCCTCAAAAATAGCACTAAGTGATTTGGAAGACGTTTTATTAGGTATAGAAGAATATCGCTTACCTATACAAAGTAGTTTTTTCAGTGAGCTTGATTGTGTTATTAGAGAAATTGAGCAtgcaaaaagaatgaaCGATGTGGATGTTTTTTATAACACTGATAATATTGATAGAATAGACGAACTTATAAGAAAGAATGATCATAAATTCATGAAGTTTGCAAATCACTTTAATGGTTCGAGGTTAGATAAGAGACCACGGGCCAGTGGTAATCCAGAACCAATGAGAGCCAAACAGGAGTcaaaaagttataaattATGGAGTCAGCATTTGAGTCAGATCATGCAAAAGAACGAATTCACCAAAATACTACCCTCGGTTTTTAGATGTTTAGATATCGAGTCAGACAAATACGTTCCTCTGGAAAATTGTGCCACGCATCAAACGAAATATTGCTTTTGTAGAAGAGTTGAAGAAGGTACTGCCATGGTCGAATGCGAAATATGTAAGGAGTGGTATCATGTGGATTGCATTAACGACGGTAAATGGGTTCCACCTGATGATCCAAACGTTTTATTTGTTTGCTCGATATGTGCGCCTCCTCATATGACCGTTGAGGACACCAAAGGCCTAATTTTTGAGTTTGATGACTTGAAAAGACTCTTAATAGAATCTTTAAAACTAAGCATGATTCCAGACCCTCCCGTCTTGAAGAAtctctttgaaatttttgcGCTTGCTTTGAAATTTAAGAGGAAAATGGAAACGGAGCTACTTACGAAAGGTCATATAAAGCAGTCAACCTCTACGCACAAGATCAAGTATTATTTAAGAAAGTTAAGAGGGTCGAAATGTGGCTTTACTGATCTGACGGGTCCCTTAAGGAAACATTGTCAAGTGAGAGATGCAGAAGCTATAAAATGTCTCAGAGATAATGGAAGAATTATAATCACAGGAATTCCAAATTAA